CATTTTGCTCAGGAGTATGGGTGCAAGTAAGTTCATGACTAATACCAGTGGAATGAAGAAAATTTCTTAACTCATTATTTACAAATTCTCCTCTTCCATCTGTCCTTATGGTTGAAATTTGTGAAGATAACAGCTTTTTCAGCAAAAGACTTAAAATACTgaaaaattactttaaaatcacTCTTAGATTTAAGAGGATAAACCCAGAAAAATCTTGAAAATTCATCAATGATATTGACATAATATTTGTATCCAAGTACAGAGTTAACTGGGGCAGGTCCCGATACATCCATATGAAGTAGCTGTAGAGGATAGCTGGAAACAAAATATGAAATAGAAAAAGGCTTTTTATGGCTTCTTGCTAACTGACAGTCATTACAGAACAATGGTTTACTAACCACATTATTCAATCCTAGAGATTTACAAACTTTAGACATAGACTTAAAAGAAGAGTGAGCTAATCTTCTATGCCAAAGTTGAGCTGGTACTGTTATggttgaaaaggctgatgttgaagatgaaataGGTTGTTGAGAGGCTTTGCATTACAAGGGATATAGACCATTCTCAGTTGGCCCTTGATGTATAGTCTTCCCCAGTTTGAGATCCTTTATTGAATAACCGTTGGAATCAAATGTTAGTGAACACACATTGTCACTAGAAAATTTGTGTACTGAGATTAGGTTATTAGATGATTGAGGTACATGAAGTATATTATTAAGCTAAAAGTCATGATGTGGTACTGAAATATTGGAATTACCTAGATGAGAATTGAACATACCTTCACCAGAGGCAGTGTTGATTTTTTCAGAACCATTATAGGGAGCAGAATTGCTCATATTTTGCATATTTGTTGTAAGGTGATTATTTGCACCAGTGTCAAAGTACCAAGGACTTTCTCCAAGAATACCAGGATTATAAGAACTAGAGGCCATCATAGCAGAGATATTTGAAGGTGTAGAATGACCTTGATAAGCAAAATTACCTCTATGACGACATTCTGCAACTGAATGTCCATACTTAAAGCAGATTTGACAAGTAGGCATGTCATGTCCAATTCTTGAAGTAGAGCCAGGAAAACCATTACCAGAAAAACCATTGTTAGGATTAAAACCTTGAAAACAACCACCACCTCTTCCTTGATTATTTCCTCTGCCTCTACCACGAAAATTATTACTTCTACTACCTCTAGAATTCATTGAAGAATGACCAGGATTGTAACTagttgaagaaaaacttgaaTTTGCCATAAAGGCCTTAAAATTAGCATCTTGCATAAGAGATTGTTTAGATTctgagagaataatctctttaTTGAGAAGAAGATTGTGTAAATCTCTAAAAGATACTGGTGGATCACTAATTCTGATGGAAGTACAAAATGAAGAATACTCAGAAGGAAAGACTCTTAACACCGAAATAAGTAATTCACTATCACTAATAATAGATCCACAAGCAACAAGAGAATCACGTATTTTTCTTATCTCAAAGATAAGTAATAACAAAAGAGGTACCTAGTTTCAGATTTTGAAGTTTTGTCCTCAATTAAATCGCGTGAGTAGATGATGACGAACCAAATCTTTCTTGCAAGGTATCCCATAACTCCTTTGATGTAGCAGATCCAGCAACATAAGAAATCACAGTAGGAGAGATTGAATtattaagaagaagaagtattGTTGTATCAGTATCTTGCCAAGAAGTATAAAGAGGATTCACAGTCTGCGTTGTTCGTGTTGCCATGGACACAAATTCATCAGGATAAGGTGTATCACCTGTAACATAGCCAAGAATATGAAACTTATTCAGCATATGAGTGATAAGAGTTTTCCATATTAACCAATTATCTTCCTGCAATTTGAGAGGAATGATATTGGAAAGAGTATGAAGAGGAACAGATGTAATAGAAGTATTCAAGGGAGGATCTTGATTTCTTGACACTGTTAAAGAAAAAGTTGCAGAACGAATATTAATGGCGGAATTTGAGTAGGATCGAGAGTAGAGAGAAAGAAACTGATTTTCATTAACAACAAAAGAGTGCATACATCACATCAAATACAAGACTGACTCTGATAAGTAATAATAACAGCCACACACGTGGTACAGTTAGAGCCATACAAAAATTAAAGACGGCTGTAGTAAAGCTGTAATAATAAGACACTGTGAAATGCAGTTAAACATATCAAAACtctctgatttcttttttttttcaataaacaTCATCAAAAATCTAATTTTGTATGTTCCTAATTGGAACAAGGAGTACAAACCTTGAACCCAATTACGCTTATGCATTTTTTCAAATACCCTTTGCAATCACCAATTAAATTGGGAGGGTCAAAAGAATTGTTTAAAAAAATCTTTTAGAACCTTGAAATGAGAAATACAACGTCTTAGATTGTTTTCATCTCAATTTTCATATAATTTTCAAACATTTCTGTACCAACCGTTTGCATCAAACGATCAACATAAACTAGCTTGATGAAGCTGAACAAGTTGGTATGAAAAATTAAGAATTAAATATtggcgaaagaaaattttggtgaACACATGATGACTGGAGGTCACGTCTTATAACAAACATTTCTTCTGGAGGTCACGTTTTAACAACATTCGTGTTTATTTTTTATATACTCTAACCCATCGGGAAGAAACGAAGTGCAAAGTAGTGATAGACTCATAAGTTACACGATCAAAGCGAAATCACAAAATTggataaaaagaccaaaatcaataatttctgggtgaaaaagacacatagattttgatactgtttaaatggacaaaaatttaaaaatagtcaggatgtaaacactttcatcctgcccattttcaaatatttttttcttatttttaatttacacaggatgcatccagtttcatcctcgctattttgtAAGTTTAAACcatgatgaatccagtttcatccttgctatttcttTTGAGTCCATTTCAcctatactaatttttactcttcCATTAaaaccgtgttttaaaaatatttggacaaatgacccattttcgaaAACGAAACACAGTCGTGCCTGAATAATGAATATAGCTGTCCACAATTTCCTGCAAAATTGGAGTCCGTACTAAAATATAATGCCTCACTGGTTCCTTCTTTCTGGTGGTAAGGAATTACATGGAGACAGAATGATGCTCAAAATCAAGTTTCAATTACCCTTTCAATATTGGCAGCGTAGCCTTAACATCTAATTTATTTTGAAGAATATTCCTTGACATTCACCGATGAGATCCCAAGTTGACCAAGAAACTAGAGAAAACGACTAAAATATAATAACAAATACAAGGTATAGCTATACTTTAATGATGgactaatattttgttgattatgTATGTAAACATTTGAAGTGAAGACGAAACAGTCGAAAGGAATGGCTGCAACTTCACCCAAAACAAACCCAACTTAACAATTTTAAATTGTTTACCGACGGCACCTGTTTCCGGCACTGGCAGTGACATGCTGCAAATGATCATGATTCCTGAGGATATAGATTTATGCAGTTGATAAACATTTATTTGACCTAGAAAGAACCGGCAAATTTCTGATGTATGGGCcgtgattttgaattttgaacttTTGCCAAAGAAAGTTGCTACCTGAGAAACACTACAATGACGGTACGGTTGGCACCATAATGTTCCAGCTGTGGCAAGCCACttatccaaataatttttgctaGAAGAATCCTCTATGAAAAACTAACTTTTGACGATCAGGATTTCATAACATGTcaacaccattagatgctccacATCACTTAAGCCATAAATCCTATTGACGATCAGGATTTCATAAACACGTTATACCCGCGATGGACACTATAATTTCAGAACATTTATAGATGCGCTTGGGTACAGGAAATGCCGCTCTTTAGTTTCTCGGGAGAGGATACATTGTCTAGAAGTGAATAACCGCCAAACGTTCATCTTAAAGAGCCCCCAAAATATCCTTGTGATCAGAATACGTGTAAAATTACCCAGGAAACGTTTGTGCCAAGGAACCCtttctcttttctctctctctcttcctgATCCAATTCTTCTATTACTTTGGTTGGATCAATTAATTATTCGGATTAATTTCAAATCGTTTtggtataaaaaaaaatcatctgggAAGAATCTCTTCGTTTCTGTGAGAATTCTTCTCTTTCTTGACGCTTCCGTTTCACAGGAACAAGAGATTCTTGGCTTACGAATTTCTTCCGTTTATTCTCTCTTCGCATTGGTGTGTGTAATAATCTCGTGCCTGTACTTTCTTCAAAGAGAGACAAACAGAGGTTCGTAGCCATAACCATTATAATCTAATCAAAATTGTGCATGAAAAATCGAATTGTATCCTTCTTGTTTTCGTTTTGAATGTGTTCGGAACACCTTCATCCGAATTCCgtatcttttctcttcttcttatatcCGGTTTTTTCCGTTTGATTAAGAAAACTAAACACATTCTTGTTTGCGCAGGTATTCTTGGTAGATATACAGAAATCAAAATGTTGGGAGATTTCTTGACCCGTATTCTCATGTAAACTTCTTCATCTCCTTTTcttattttggaattttttttaaaataaacaaATTTTGTTAGATGAAGAAGACTAATTTTGGATTAAGTGCAGAATGCTTGTGGGATACGCTTATCCGGCTTTCGAATGTTACAAAACTGTTGAAAAGAATAAAATTGAGATTGAACAGCTTCGCTTTTGGTGTCAATATTGGTACTTTCGCTTCTTTTAATCTCTTTAATTTCTTTTTGCAAAATCATCTCAGTAATTACCTGCTTAATTTGGTAATTGTTGTTATTGTCTTTGAATCTTCTTTTGACATTCTTTGGCTTCTTTGATAACACAGAAATGTCAAAAACATGTTGCTTTCACctttaaagaagaagaataattagTTAGAACTGGTCAAGCATATTATTAGATAGGTTCCATCTTTTCATatgttatttctttgtttaggcttGCAGTACCTTTGGCAATGAACAGTGCAGGAATTGGGGATGTAGATTAGAGTGTTATTAAGCCCACTAACTAACCACCGGATATATTTCGCAGGATCATTGTTGCAATTCTTACTGTCGCGGAGAGATTTACAGATTTTTTCATTTCATGGTAATGTAGTAGTAATACACATTTTAAAGTTTGTGTTAGTCCATCATTATAGTGTTCACCTTCTGACTTATTTTCTACtcaattttttcttcttaagGTTGCCTATGTATGGCGAAATGAAGTTAGTATTCTTCGTGTACTTGTGGTATCCGAAGACCAAGGTGAACTTGCTTTGATATATTTCGAATCTTCAACAAaatagaaaaattgtgtttttggttTCTCAAATCATCTCTAATTGGATGAACAGGGAACTAGCTATGTGTATGCAACATTTTTGAAGCCTTATTTGTCAAAACATGAAACCGAAATCGATCGGAAAGTGCTGGAACTAAAGGCTAGAGCCTGGGATATGTTTATCTTGTATTGGCAGAACTTTGCAGCCTATGGGCAAACTACATTCTTCCAAATCCTCCAATACTTGGCTGCTCAATCCTCAAAGGCCAAAGAAAACGCTTTTCAGGTTCATCGCTTGCCTTATTTTTACCAGCTTTATGTCAAATGAATCTGTCCTTTGTTCTTCTTAGACTGATTGAAAGAATCAAATGTGAAATGAATCTTATCAACTTGGAGTCTTTTGCAGAAGCCAAGTTCCCAATCAACAGGTGAACCACCAGCACCTCCTTCTCCAAAGGCAACAGATTCTCCAACTTATCTTCGAAAACAACCAACCTCGCCATCAACTGTGCTTAAGCGTTCAGTCTCACAAAGAAGTAAAGCAGAATCAGTAACATTACAACAAAAAAATACAGAAACAGTAGTAGTACACGAGAAGAATTTGTCAGTGGGCGGCAAGACATACTCGTCGTCATCAGAAACATCAACTATGACTGAAACTATAACCAACAAATTAGATGACCACCATCAACAGAACAACGGCACGCGAGAGTCATCGGGTATGGACGACACCTTACGTTCAGCATTGACAAAGCTAAGGCGGTCGAACTCTCGACCTCAGTAGGCATTTTCAAACATCCCACAAGGAagaaactttttttcttttttcttttttgaagcaggGTTCAAAAAATTAAGAAGTCCACCCtcacaaaatagaaaacaaagaagGATGATTCCACACAGTTTCAGTATAttgtaaaatcttttttttttgtttccaaatatttttgtttgttttttgtaataCACTGATCCATTCATTCATATAATCAAAGAATTTTCCTTTTCCAAATCATGAACCGCGTCAGATATCTAGTGGGCAGTGGACACATCATAATCACCATTAAAAGTGAGAACAAGGAAGAATCTTTACTGTTTCTATTTATTTGACTATATTTTTTCCAATCATATACAAACAACTGGCCAAAGCAGGGGCCGCTGTGAGCGCCTGCCTTCAATTTGCacctccaaaaatatttattccatGCCCAAGTTCAATATAATAAGCTCATCCCTTGCAATTCCTCGATCTTCTCCCGAAAATCTTCCAAGCTCATTTACTGTCCCCGGCTACCCCATAACCAAATTGAACCAATTAATCGATTAAAAACACGAGAAACCATCGGGATCAGCCGCCATTTAATATAATCTAAACAAGCTTTAATCGGGTTCTTGACATACTGGTTCACGAATCTAAACCACATCCGTTTGATGGAATTACCTGAAGAACCTGGTGATGAAGACATAGGTTGTAAATAAGCCCAAGCTGCTTGCTTAACAAGACGATTCCTGATCGAAATCTCATAACAAGGCTGAATCATCGAACCAGTTGGTGATTGAACTGCTGCTGATAGTGAATATGGCATTAGATCTTTTAATGAAGTATACTTATCATCTTGTGACGATGATGAT
This portion of the Papaver somniferum cultivar HN1 chromosome 11, ASM357369v1, whole genome shotgun sequence genome encodes:
- the LOC113323139 gene encoding uncharacterized protein LOC113323139, with protein sequence MGSEEVPVSSSLRRRNSFPSSMVLDIPIQLESSSYPNGDKVSSSLDFELFSFKPSSSSQDDKYTSLKDLMPYSLSAAVQSPTGSMIQPCYEISIRNRLVKQAAWAYLQPMSSSPGSSGNSIKRMWFRFVNQYVKNPIKACLDYIKWRLIPMVSRVFNRLIGSIWLWGSRGQ
- the LOC113323138 gene encoding putative HVA22-like protein g, whose translation is MLGDFLTRILIMLVGYAYPAFECYKTVEKNKIEIEQLRFWCQYWIIVAILTVAERFTDFFISWLPMYGEMKLVFFVYLWYPKTKGTSYVYATFLKPYLSKHETEIDRKVLELKARAWDMFILYWQNFAAYGQTTFFQILQYLAAQSSKAKENAFQKPSSQSTGEPPAPPSPKATDSPTYLRKQPTSPSTVLKRSVSQRSKAESVTLQQKNTETVVVHEKNLSVGGKTYSSSSETSTMTETITNKLDDHHQQNNGTRESSGMDDTLRSALTKLRRSNSRPQ